The DNA region GGTGTCCTTAAACAGAATCAAATCAGAATAATCAAGGTCACCCTTGACCAAATAAGTGTGAGGTGTGTCAGGTCCAAATGCTCGCTGATGTTTTAATTCCACAgctcaaaaatgataaaatggtGGCCTATTTGGGCTAAACTGCTGCTCTAATCTTCTCTGCCTAATCTCTCTATCCCTCACCTCATGTAGACAGCCATGTTGTGCAATGTGCAGTGTGACCTCGGCGAGTACTTATTCGGGTGACTAAACGTGACACAAAAGTGAGTAGAGGAATAGAGGGTGTGATGTCATTCTTTGTATTCGTGTGGTGTCACAGCATCTATGTGGTCTTTGTGTCCATTTAAGTGAACTTTGtgtataatacaaataaatgaagtCCACTGGGAAGACAAGGGGACCTTTAGGTGCATACATGGCACACATCATTGTTgatcaaaatgttcttttcagaCCTGTCGTTGCATTTCCACTGTTTCTGCCTTTTCCTGATCCATTCCTTAAAATGTAGCAGCTTGTCACCTTGTGCTGAACGCTGACATGCGataattgaattaatttcacCCTATTAGCTGTTAAATCAGGGTGAGCAGGCTTGGGAACGGATATAACTGTAAACCTGGCACGAAACTGTGGCGGTGGTCCCACAAATGCCATTCCTGCTCATTTTGGCTCCACCCACGCCAGCGTGGACTCGCACTCTCACCAGTCAGCCAATTGAGCATTGTCTCATTCATTGTTTGCTTGGCAGCAGTCTTACACTCATTTTACTGACCTACACATACAAAGTGTCACCGAGATTGgttcaaaaagtacatttgattactgtattattattttttttaataatgatcCTCCATAAAAATACAAGACTGAAATTTATCTTCgttgtcttttccttttttaacttttactggacaaaacatatacattttgtgtatctgtagagttgcaaaaatatatacaacaaaaatacacttaATCTGTCTTCTTAATCAGTGGCGTGCAAAGGCATGCGTATCAGTTTGATGAAGCTCCCCAAAAACCACTGCTGATCTTAATACTGTGCTGAACCAGTCTGTTATTCAGTCAAATTTGTGTTTGATACACACTAATTGTGCAACTATGTTGATTATTATTAGAGATCTTGTATCCTACCAAATGTATTAACATGAACAGACATTGCTAATGCTGACTTGGCACAAATCCTATGAGGAAATTAACAAAGGGAGATTGTCCCTGGCTGTGTGCACTGAGTAACTAGTAATGCAAGGTCAGAAATGCCCATTGTGTATcccatcattcatccatccattttcttagccgcttatccacacaagggtcaagggagtgctgtggagcctatcccagctgtcaacgggcaggaggcagggtacacactgaactgattgccagccaatcgcaggacacatggaaacagacaaccctcgcactcacaatcacacctggggcaaatttagtctccaattaacgcatatttttgggatgtgggaggaaactataAGGCATCCTCCAATCGTTTGAGATGCTCCGTGTAAATTTAACATCAACATTTGATGGTCACTGATGGTATAGAGgttcactcgcctgacttttcctgatatttttccTTATACCAAGATAagcagtataaaaaaatatattgatctATTTTTAACAAGAGGTCacagatggtgtagtggtacagtacacacacctgactttgatgCGGGCAGCCTGGGAtgaattcccgctcagtgatgatgttgatatgtgccctgtaactgactggcgaccagctcaggatgtaccctgcctccttcctgttgacagctgggataggctccagcacttccgtgacccttgtgaggttaagcagctcagacaatggttggatggatggatttttaacaAACTTGATCTGAACAAAATTGTAGCGATCTGTTTTCTGCACGTAAAACTCTCTGCAGTCAACAGACAAGCAACTTTGATCTAATCTAATCTGCCAGGTTTCCCCAGGAAGATTTATTAAGGTGCCAACATGGTTCTtggaaaaatgaatacatttcagTCATCATTCCTGAATATTTCCTGGCTGATCCACAAATAGCATGTTTTGATTTAGTTTGCAAGGAGCTAGTATGCAATCATCACTTGAAAGTCAATGGTATAAATAAAGGATATCGTGGCTGGACATTCACTTGGGGTCCAGAATAGAACAAAAGTTAAGAAAGACGTTGCTTTATGCATCACTCTCCTTTGGGATTGGCTGATTGTAGGAGGGGCTGCCACTGCTAAGGTTGGTGGGGAAAAAGGAGGGGATGTACGGAATGACCCCTATCAGTGGACTGGTCATTGGCGTCTCTGGGGGTGGCGTCATGGGGATGATGACGTCGTCCTGGTCCCACACGTGGAAGGCATTGGGGTGTGAGTGGCTGAGGGAAGGGGTCATTTGGAGCGGGCTGACCCCCTCCATCATGCCGTCTTTTTTTACATCCTCATCTATTGGACCCAGCAAACAGTCTGTGGAAGGGTGACAAATGACAGGTGATGACAGAAAACTACAGATGGGCACTGAACATTAAACAGTAAAGCATCTGAGGTTGAACAAAATCCATTTTCAACGCTGTCCAACCTTCCAATTCTTTGGatttataaataattttcaatatGGAATAATCGTCGCCATGACCGTATGAGCTTCCTGCTTTCATTGTGATTACTTCAAAATGCTAAGCACATTCCATTTTTTCTTGCTTACTGAACTGAGTATGACAGCAGTTTTATTGGCCTTTTCAATTGAATCCAGATTATTTTTGATCTTCAAGGTTCTGCTGCAGTCTTCAGGCAAGGTAGGCCTACGTCAGTTAGGTCAAGAAAAAGTTAATGTAGATGAAGAATATCCGGCAATCCATTTTTGTATtgcgcttatcctgttcagggaaTCAGCAAGCTCAGAGTCTCTCCTGGCCGACTTTGAGCAGAGGGCAACGTACTGTACGCTCGGGACTGGTCGCCATGCAAGAAACATACCAACGTTTGGAAggaatgaaatacaaatactttgttactgtgCTTGGGTAGATTATTTAGGTATATCTACTTGAGTATTTAAATTTCTGATGACTTTTATTTccttaatttaaaacaaagatctgttttttttaactccttcCTCTGTCAAAATAGGCTTACTTCTTTTAATCTCTACCATTGATgacatgatgtaaaaaaaaaatgtgaatagggAGATAAAGTCATCAAGagtaaatgttttcattggccgATTGTTAGCCATCttttcagcagaaaaaaaaacaagcaaaaaaattggGAACTCTGCTGCAACGTGGAGCAACGATGACCGCAACAAATTCAGAAAAGCAAGATATTCTTCATCCTTGGCCTTATTTGGGAGAATTatttcatgttgcatttttattaatattgttttgtcttgttttaccCATGCAGGACTTGTCATCACATTACTCCTGAGTGCCCTCACAAATGAGCTTGCTGCAAAGTTGTACCCTGTGATTTTTAATCCTTATCAGGACGAGCACGATGcgacttgatttaaaaaaaaaaaaaaaaggtaattaattttttgtgcactttttgttattttgcctAATTATCTGTGACCTGCAGAGAAGTCAAGCAAAGGAATGCCTACACAATCAGTTTATAGATCAAAAAGCATAAGCAGTCCTGAGACTGAAGCTAAAGTTGGCACATTTTCTACCTGACTTAAAACAGATGAATttctcagctgttttttttttttttacattcagagAAAAACTTTATAATGCTATctcttggagaaaaaaaagtgggggagGGGAAATGATTTATAATTGAGAAAGTACCATAAAATACCACTTCCAAGCGCTTGATATTTGCTTTGTaaaaggttggatttttttcattatgcaCCAGTTAGATTAGAGTCAAAGAAGGAGTCTTACTGGTACTTGATGTGTAGATTGAAATCGAAATGGATGTCATGATGAGAACGTTTGAGTGTGAGACATATTACCTGCAATATCCAGCAAAAGGTCTTTGATGAGATGACCCACAATAGCGTAAGCCACAGCGACCACAACCATGGCGGCCACAAACACGTAAAAAACGGATTTAGGTAGCTGGATGAGGTCCCTTGAAGGAGGTTTATACTCCTCATATAATGGCTCCACATTTTGGAGCAGATTCTGGAAGGAATGCCTCCCTTCTTCTGGATTGTCAAAACTGTCCATATTCCCAGAGTAGGACATGTCAAAATTATTTCAGCAATTAATCTTGCAGGTCATGCATGCCTATCAAAGATCTTTAGTCAAAGTTAAAATACGAGAAAGCAAAATTTAACTCCCCTCTCCAGAATGCATTTTGGCATTTGATGACAGTTCAGATGTTTCTTCTAAATGTTTTTCAGATTTTCTGTCTCTGGCCCATGTGTCCTCTACACTGACATAATCCAGACAGCAGGCAGCTAACCAAACACATACAATCTCCAAtaaggaagagagagagagagagagagagagagagagagagagagagagagagagagagagagagagaggagagagagagagagagagagagagagagagaagagagagagagaaatgaagagagagaggaaggacTGGATTATCGTGCCAATCAACAAACCTTCCCCACAAAGATTAGCCCACTTTATCCACCAAAGACCATAATCTGCCTCCACTGTGAGATTCACAGAGAAATTAGTAAAACTATAATTTTGGGGTTTGACATGGATATAATGGAACATTGATCATTCCTCGCTGAGTCAGACAAAGAATGATGCTGTATTATGTAGTATTAGTATCATCAATCTTGGGAAACAGTCACTTTGAGACAGAACATTTAAGTGGTTAAAAGAAGGTCTTATATACGCACGTAACCATCCTTCAATTATTTATGCTACTGATACTGATACTACTGTTCAGGGTTGCGGCCCTGATTTCAGCTGGGAAGCGAACTACTCCCCGGACTGGTCACTAGTCATTTGGAGGACATTGAGATCAAGAACTGTTCATTCTCACCTTCATCTGGAACTCAAGTCACTCGCCTGCACCGAAGTCAAACAATTTGTGCACCACCACACCAACAGTGATGCATAATATACatattattatacatatattatgTCAAATACACAACggaaaattgtatttaaatttattaaaaaagcaaatatcATACATTATTTACATAATATACCCTGTGTATAATAGTTGTTagaattaaaatgatttgactTGGAAAATTTTGATCCTTTAGTTTACAGGAAATGAAAAAGCAACGATTCAGTACCAAGAGATTAGAAAATTAGtataaaaaattaattattcaaCAATTGAGGAAGAATCCTGAAAATAACTTGGCACCGTAACTAGAGTAATTCTCAACAACGGTGCCTCGTCATCCTTGTGTACTGTGAGACACCATCCgagatcattattatttatttaataaacatACTAGCCAGTATTGTGCTTGTGTGAGGCACGGACGTGGTCTCAAATAGTCATTAGtcaaaaaatagaagaagctctTGATCAGTTCTTGACGAACGACAAAACCACCAAAGCAGAAGGAACGACTGTTCCTCGTAGCTGCTAGATGCATTTAGGAGCTAGCACGTAAGTCATAATTGAGTATTCATTAGCGTTGTGAATACTTATGTAaaggcattttcattcatctttgtcttttttaaaaatatattataatcGTGTATATTGTGTTTCCACGTACAACGTGTATTTAAAGGGGGACACGTTTAAAGCTAAACGTTTGAGCTAGCATAGCATCGACTCAATAATTAAATTAATGACTTCCGGTTTACAACTTTGAAAACTGCCTGAATTGTCATCCCAGATTGTGATTTATCAAAGCCCATTACTCGACTCCAAATCACCCCAGTCTAAAGGACTTCAATGGACTTTTTCTTTGAAGAAGCACCGGACTCAAAATCCAACCACAACGAAGGACGTGATAAGGACCCGCGGATGGTAAACCgagttcattttttaaattattctttgGAGGTTTATCAGTCATAAAGTCGGCAGTTGTTGTGGAgctgtacagtagatgttagaGAACGCTGCCGACGTCCTATTTTCATCGTACAAATGTTGCGCTGTCTCTGGTTGCAGTTACAAGTAGACAACGCAGAGGCCAGTTTGAGCAGGGATGATGACGTTGAAGAGAATTGCAGGTACAGTATTACTTCTACCTTTAAACTCCACTTTCTTTTGATGTTTTCACTCATTACTGTACTCACTGTCACCAGTGGACGGAAGTAACACACAATATATTAGTGCCCTACAATGAGTGGGCTATTTTGTAGTACTGTTCGAATGTCTTTTGATATAGGTCATCCCTATGGAGCCCCCAATTGCAATACATCTTGAAAAGTAGCGAACGATAGTCCCTACTTACTAGAAAATCAAGCATCCCTTGATGCATTGGCCCAGGAAAgaacaattccatccatccatccatccatccatccattttcttagccacttatcctcacgacggtcacgggagtgctggagcctatcccagctctcagtgagcaggaggcaggatacagtctgaactggttgccagccaatcgctgggcacatggagacaaacagccgcattcacaatcacacctgggggcaatttactgtccaattaatgttgcatatttttgggatgcgggaggaaaccggagtgcctggagaaaacccacacaggcacggagagaacatgcaaactccacacaggcggctctgggattgaactcgggacctcggaactgtgaggccaacactttccagctgatccaccgtgctgccacagaataattataataatttgttGGGTATTGATGGATATCCAGTACGAGACAAATTGATAAGTCATGGTGCGAAAATATCATTAATATAAGTAAAGCAACACTGAGGGACGTAAAGCATTTCATCTGTATGTAAtttgtaaaatactgtacactcaCTTTAAAAGGTAATTTCACAGAATGAATGGTGGAATTGTAGACATCGTGACaagaatataaaacaaaagcaaacccAGAAATTTAAATCACTGATTAGGGGTGAAGAACCACAATTCATTTTTATGTGACATACATTCTAGCAAGTTTATtttacacatacagtacttcgttttagttcattttatttctcaGATGTAAAAGAGAAGAGCTTTCTTaagaacatttaaatatttgattccatttcctttttgtatcttttattttaattattgttctCATTTCAGAGTACAATGAGACATtaaatggcaatttttttctttttaaactggGGTGTTCCTAAACATCAGACGTATTTACGTATATTGAAAGGAACTTCAATGCTACTGTCTGCTGAGCTATTAAATAAGAACTGTCTTTTTAAAGTTGTGTGTTTTAATTCTCCAGGAAATTTATCAACAGGTTAACTGAAATTAGCTGTGGAGTCATTTACAAGTATCTGGAGACACAAAAGGAGAGATGCCATCTTCTTTGTGCAATTAAGCCCCATTGAAGCCAGGGACAAAAgactttttgtttcatctcTTTTCTGGTTGCCACATTCCGCTTGCAGCTCAATCGACATCAGCAGAAGAGTCCAGGAACTGGTTGAGAAGATTCACGACCGCCGCACCAATGACCAGAAAGAAATTGAAAGCTTTCAGCAGATTATCATGGATaaggtatttttcttttttttttttttaatttaaagtaaTCTTTTGTTGGTAACCTGCAAACTTAATGAGGGCCCTGCCAAAGGTTACAGAGGTGTGCCAGCAAATGAAGCAAGACATGTACAATGTCTATGAagagaacagcagtgagatgcaGGGGAAGCTGCTGGAGTTGACCGATGTGCTGGAAACATGCACCAGGCTCCACACTGAGCTTCTGAAAGCCAGCCATGTGCTGGCCAGCCTTCAAGAGGGCCTCACCGTCAGTCACACAGCAGAACCCATCACAGAGTAGATCAGATTTATGttgacagtgatttttttttttttttccactcaagttCTTTCTTCCTCCTTTCAGAGTTCATCAGTTACCGATGGGGTTATCGACTTTAGTCAAAGAGCAAACTCAACATTTTATTGCCCCACTTTCAGTTCCTGTTTCATTATAAGTTTTGTGTAAGCAAAGTTTAGTGCAAAAACTAATGAGACCACACCGTGTAGGACAGCAGTTTTATTGGTGTTTTCAAAGTAACATCTCAGCCATCCTCATTTTGCATCATTTCAAGTTGTATtaaaacatcacaaaataaaacaactctTAATTGATAATGACAAcctgcaacccccccccaaccgaaATAATGTTTAGGCATTATAACTGGTACATCATTTAATGTGTAGAGTCACTGTTGGTGTAGCGGAACCCTCCCCTGACTTGGCAGGGTGGGTTCAGTTTCCACTCAGTGACTGtgttccctgcgactgactggcgaccagttcacagTATAGTCCATCTTTCACCTGacgttggctgggataggctccagcgctcccgtgacccttgtgagggtaagcggcttggaaaatagtTGGATATACcctaaaaaaaactaacttgaACCAGATGCGGTTGTGTATTGTAGAGCAGAAACAAATTAACGTGAATACAgcatgtcccaaaaatgaccATATTCTTCTTTTATTCCATTGTTTTTGGGCTCATTCCAGCAGACAGGAGGCCATCATCATTTGGAAGCCAAggttttgtagtttttgtaaGCATATCATCAATTCCATTTCCCATGACTGGCCTTTTACCATGGAGCTGTGTTGCAAAATTGCTGCCCAGCAATAGTCCcccgaaccccccacccccccaacaatCAATACTTTGAGAGCCAGTTTAAGCTTCGTGGTGTCATACTAGTCTAACAGATACAACTTATGCCATCCATGGCAAATTTCTCGAAACAGCATCCATTTTTGACAGCCAAGCAGTAGAAGCCCTGTTACTACACCACCTATAAAAAAACACCAAACTCCTAACACAGACTTttgcacaaagccaggaaacaTCTAGGCAGAGGTCACCAACCTTtgtgaggctgagggctacttcatgaataccgatcgtatgaagggttaCGTGACCTGTTTCCGGTAAACTTCAGACTCCAGAGTTCATTACACTatataaaaagtatttgtaattTCCCATGTTATatgacattattaaaaaaaatgtaagaaagtcagattcaaaatttaaagcagaaATAATAATTggtgacctgtgctatttttacaaCATGCCTCTTGGGCCCCTTAAGTGGTCCTAACGGGCAACCATGTCCccacgggcaccgcgttggtgaccccggGTCGAGAGGCTGCATTGGAACTCAGAATCAACAAAAACTTATCTTGCAGGTTCTTTGAAGATGAATAAAGCTTTCTCCATTGTGGCTTAAGTTTGTAGAGCATTATGTTCAGTTTCATGCCTTTGGCTTTGCATGAACACCTGCTCTAAAAGTTCTACCAGGCCTTCCGATGCATCATTGTCAACAAcagattttgttttgacaaacGTTAACACGGATTGCACAAATTTTACTACATGCTGGAGCAGCATGATGCCATGAATTTTCTCAAACTGGCACTGAACTTGCAATCGAGATGGAATAACGTCTTGCCAGGCATCAATTTAGCAACGCTGCCCAATTGGCACTATGCTTACAATAACTGCAAAGCCTCAGCTGTCCAATGTCTAATATCTGTTCAAATAATATgtgaaacgaaaaaaaattgtgtgtagTCACTTTTTGGACACCCTGTATTCATAATATAATCCACAAACTAAAACACCTACAAAGATGGTAATAAAGTGCTCCAGTTTCTCATCAAATATTCCCATTCAGATATTCTCATTCACCCTCTAAAAACTacttttcaactgtaaaagatTGAAGTCCAGTGATAGCTCTGCCCAGGATCAAGGCGTGGATATCATGGGTTCCTAGCGATGGGCAAAACATGAACACAGAACAAAATCACTTAACACCAGACAATCATTCTGGAACAAAACCTACTGCTGACCTCTAGCGGTGGGTGGATATAGCTGCAATGAATACAAAAGTCTTGTACCGTATTTACTCACAGTTGCTCATTACCAACTACAGAGCGGAGAGGTatccatttattttagcaacaacataattttgtaatgtagtaatCCACTAACTAAAAAACTTCTTCCACTGACACTGTTCAGGGTAATTGTTCATCTCCCAAATGAAGCATGATACACCCAGGATGGGTCACCAGTCAAGAGGGacattttataataataataataatatgtagAATACTGCGATAGGCTGGTCACCAGTCCCAAccccccgaagatagctgggacagacCCTATTTTGGAtaaacagtacagaaaatggatgtataggATACAATCAATGTGCCACATGGATTTTTGGCAAACTACACAGAGCAACGccgggaggggaaaaaaaaaatgtaatcgcaCTCCGTTTTGTGGAACAAAACACTACCAAGTGACCACAGAGGCAATGGACCTCTGATCGCAATATGTAATTACATTATTCCTCATACgtaatatcctttttttttctcttgaggTTAAAAGTAACCGTCCATTTGAGGGATGATTATGAGCTGATTACCGAGTCTATGTGTGTAACCCTTAAGTGACTTACCCTCATAGGTGTTAACAGCCTCCAGGTTCATGACATGGCGGATGATGTGGTATTCATCTGCGATTCCATTCCCTCCCAGCATGTCTCTGGCTTGTCTCGCTATATCCAAAGCTTTGCCACAGCTGTTCCTCTTCAGCATGGAAATCATTTCTGGAGCTGCTCTATTTGGATGACAACAAGAACAAGTGcctttaaccctaaccctgtaaCTTGACTTTACACTGATCTGATGGTCTTGATCGCTATTGGCCgatatttagcattttatgctgatcggctttaatgtcataatgtGCCGATGGCTctgtaaaatacatttactcTGCGTCACTGTTGTGTTCCCGGTTATTTTTAGGGTTGTTTGCGTGTCTTTAACATAGTACTGTGAATATCTGACTGCCAatgaagttatttaaaaaaaaaaaaaaaacatggcgacAGTGTGGGTCAGACAACACGTCTGAGACCGGTAACGCATAATCCTGGATCAAGGCTTCTTTACACTAATGCATGGGACGACTGTGCTGATTTCCCTGTGGCATTTGCATTTATCCTCAAGCGTAACCCACACGCTATTTTGAAAACGTACTGCAGTTCTCCCAGTCAGGGGTGTTGCAACGGCTGGTATTGGCTATGACACCACACGGTAGAGTTTCCTTTGCATTTCgacttttctttccaaaacagAATAAACGTAAGTACTAGTCGTAGTGACACCCCCGAATTGGAGGAGTACtgcattacattttcaaaactgcacatAGGGATTGTGCTTAAGTACAAAGGCAAACTTCATGCGGGACACATGCAGTCACTGCCCGCATGAGTGTAAAAAAAGACTTGATGGTTGTACGTGAACAGGCCACCGTTCTGTCGAATTGTGCTCTAAAGTTGCAGTGTGGGTGAAGTCATTTTATTACAATAAGGTAATTACAATACATTaccacccattatttctgtcatgtaatgttggtttgacctgactgattagaatactGTACATGACCTGATTTTTGAAGATACTCACAGTACATGCACAAGTTATTTCAATAGAtgcattgctccatcttgtgaccggttatcatttttttttaactcattgaTCGTCCCCAAAAAGCCGAGAGATAAACTTACTTTTTCTCATCAATAAGTCTTCCCAGGGACAAACATGACTGCAGCCCGATGGTAATCTCTGTCAACATGTCAGCCATCTTCTTTTGCATAAGTTGATTCCTCGCCAGTGGCACTCCAAATTGTGTTCTGATCagtgcaaaaatatttcaaattaaaataatagtGATGAAAGTAAACGCAAAGCCTAAAATCATTCATCAAATTCATGATGTTGGACTTAACCTTTTGGAATACAATTCTTCAGTCTCACTTGTGGTTTAATGATACCACATGAATAAACGGCAAAAAGCATGaaaccatccgtccatccattcattcatgatCTGAtccgttatcctcacaaggatcatgga from Syngnathoides biaculeatus isolate LvHL_M chromosome 9, ASM1980259v1, whole genome shotgun sequence includes:
- the syce2 gene encoding synaptonemal complex central element protein 2; translated protein: MDFFFEEAPDSKSNHNEGRDKDPRMLQVDNAEASLSRDDDVEENCSSIDISRRVQELVEKIHDRRTNDQKEIESFQQIIMDKVTEVCQQMKQDMYNVYEENSSEMQGKLLELTDVLETCTRLHTELLKASHVLASLQEGLTVSHTAEPITE